In the genome of Desulfovibrio sp. ZJ209, the window GCCTCGGTTCGACGCAATGCGCCGTGGTGGGGGAGGTTTTGGAGATGGTGAAATCCTTGGCTACCAGCAATTTTTGGGAAGTGGCGCTCAGAATGAGTGACGCCTCGCCGGTGTATTATCGCCACCTCGGCGACGCCGTTGACATCATCGACCCCGAAACGGGCGAGATGCAGTCGGCTCCCCTCAAGATTTTTCAGGCGCGGTACTGCACCCTGTACCAGCAGATGCCCGACAGCCTGCGCGCGAAGGCGCGGGAGGTGCCGAGCTTTCGAGAGTGGCAAGCAGGGCGCGGCCAGACGGGAGGGAGTAATGGATAGCCGCACACGCAAGAGGTATCTGGCGCAGGTCTCGGCTATGTCACACCTCCTGCAACGCCATTACAGCGCGTTGCCCAAAGGAAAGAGCTACGCGGACATCCTGAGCGAAGGAGTGGCCGCGGACCTCTCCCTCGGCCTTGAGGAGGTGCGCCGCGAGACCGTGCGGCAATGCGTAGTCCCTGAGCCTATCGTGGTTGACCTCGACAAGCTCCAAGCAGCGGATATGCCGCCGATGTCCGCAGATAGCCTGCCGCTCCCTAGCGATCTGTGGGGCATCGGGCGCGGCCTGCCTGTGGGGGATATGTGATGCAGGGTCTTGTGGTTGACCTCTTTGCGGGCGGGGGCGGCGCCTCAACTGGCCTTGCCTGGGCACTTGGGCGCGACCCGGACATTGCGATCAATCACGATGCCGAGGCGCTGGCGCTCCACGCTGCCAACCACCCGCACACCCAACACCTGCAAAACGACATCACGCGGGTTTTGCCTCTTGAGGCTACGGGCGGGCGAGAGGTGGCAATCCTCCACGCTTCCCCGGACTGCACCCATTTCTCGAAAGCCAAGGGAGGCAAGCCCCGTAGCCAGCACATCCGCGATCTGGCGTGGGTGGTCATCCGATGGGCCGAGGATACCCATCCGACTTTGATCACTCTGGAAAATGTGGAGGAGTTCCAGACGTGGGGGCCATTGGATCGGGACGGCCACCCCATCAAGGCGCAGGCCGGGCAGACCTTCCGGGAATGGACGCGCCGTTTGCGCCGCCTGGGCTATCAGGTGGAGTGGCGCCTGCTGCGCGCCTGCGATTACGGCGCCCCAACTACGCGCAAGCGCCTGTTCATCGTCGCCAGGTGCGACCGTGGCCGCATTGCATGGCCACGGCCCACGCATGGGGCCCCGGAGTCGCCAGAGGTGCAATCCGGCAAGCTCCTGCCTTGGCGCACGGCGGCGGAGTGCATTGACTGGCACATTCAGAGCCGGAGCATCTTTGACCGCGCAAAACCGTTGGCGCGCAATACGCAGCGCCGGATCGCTGAGGGCTTGCGGCGGTATGTATTTCAGGCCGTACAACCCTTTGTCATCTCCTACTATGGCGCTAAGGCCGAGAGTGATTTTCGCGGTCAGACGTTGCATCGGCCACTCCCCACCCAGACCACCGAAAACCGCTTTGGGCTCGTCTCGCCCGTGGTGATCACCAATACCACAGGCCACGCCCCGAAGTCCGTTGATACCCCGCTGCCCACCGTGACCACGGGCAAGCAGCAGCTTGTGGCCGGGGCAATCATCAGCCCCAATCATGTTGCGCCGAAGTATACGCCATTTCGCGGACAGGACATCAAGGGGCCGCTGCGTACCATCACGCGCGCGCCGGGTTTTGCCCTTGCCTCGCTGCGCACTGTGCCCTTCGTGCAACACGTCCAGCACGGAAGCGCTAAACACGGTGTCATGCCCGCCAACGAGCCATTGCGGACAATCACGGCATATCCCAAGGGCGGCGGCATGGCGCTCGTTGGCGCCACATTGGAGCGCGCAGAGGAGTCCGTGTCGGCCTGCGCCCCGTTTGTCGCCAAAAACTATGGCGGCGTCGTGGGGCATGATGTTGCCCGTCCCCTTGGCACGGTGACGACCATTGATCACCATTCTCTCGCTACGGCTTGCATGGTCAAATACTACGGCAACGAGCAGGGCGGCGTCCCTGTTTCCGCGCCGCTGCACACGATTACCAGCAAGGATCGGATGGGCCTGATCACGGCAACGCTTGAGGGCGTGGACGAGCGCGCGGCCCGGACAAGAGACTGGCTGCGCGAGTGGGGCGTCATCGGCCCGACGGACGAGCCCATCATCGGCCATGGCGCGGAGACATACCGCATCACTGACATCTGTATGCGGATGCTGGTCCCGCGCGAGCTTTACAACGCCCAAGGCTTCCCACCGGATTACAAGATCGACACGCCCTACAAGGGCAAGCCGATGTCCAAGACGGCGCAGGTGCGGATGTGCGGCAACTCTGTGCCGCCCGTCCTCGTTTGCGCGCTGGTGACGGCGAATGGCCCGCGCACATGGAAGGCAAATAAAAAAGCCCCGGTCCGAGGTTCCGGGGCAAAGGTGGGCAGCCGCCCGAACAAAAGAGAGTTGAGTATGAGCAAAACCACGCCCGGCGTCAAGTTTTACCCGCTGATTTTCAGCGGTGACATGGTATGGGCAATCAGGCAACGCAAAAAGACGCAGACCCGCAGGCCGTTGCGTCAGCAGCCCGTGGGGACGGTTATCCGTCTCGGGGATAATGAGTTCCGGGACGAGGAAAACCTCGTTTTCCGTCCACCCGTGCGCCCCGGAGATATTTTCTGGGGCCGGGAGGCATGGCGCGAATTGCCCGACGGCAGGATTGCCTACGAGTACGGCGGCGAGGTTTACCGCTGGCGCGTGGGGCCGGACGGGCGCCGCTACTACCTCTTGGACGGCTACCTGAGCAGTTACTGCCTCTGTACCACCAATGGGCCACGCTTTAGCCCGGACAGCCTCCCCGGCAAGTGGCGTCCGAGCATCCACATGCGCTTTGAGATCGCGCGCATCTTCCTGCGCGTGGAGGGTATCGACCTCGCGCGCGTACAGGACATCACTGAGGCCGACGTCAAAGCCGAGGGCATGGAAGCGGTGTGCCGCCGGGACTACTTCGCCTTTGTCTGGGATCGCCTGTACGGGGCCAGCAGCGATAACTCTTGGGAAAATAACCCTTACGTCTGGACATACACGTTCCGGCCAATCAGCGTTGAGGAGGCGTCAAAATGCGCGATTATGCCACAGTAGCCCCGCAATTCTGGTCGGGAGAGACCGGGCGCGCCCTTCGGCGGGCAGGCCCGAATACATTGCTTGTGGCCATGTACCTCATGACGACGCCGCACAGCAACGCCTTTGGCTTCTACTACATGCCTCTCATGTACCTTGCGCATGATCTCAACATGAGCGTTGGGGAAGCTGCTGAGGCTATGGAGTATTGCGTCAAGTCCGGGTTCTGCGAGTACGATTTCGACGCGGATGTCGTCTGGGTGCGCAATATGGCGCGGTTCCAGATCGGGGAAAAGATCAGCCCGAAGGACAATCGCGCCGCCTGGGTAGCGCGCGAGTGGGCAAAGCTCCCCAAGTGCGATCTGCTGGCCGAGTTCCGGGCGCAGTATGCCGAGGCTTACGGCATGGCCGATAGTCCCTCGGCAACGGGCGAGCAAGGGGGAGGGCAAGTCCCTTCCAAGCCCCTTGGCAAGCCCCTTCCCCACGAGTCGGGAAGCCCCTTACCAAGCCCCTTGGCAAGCCCCTCGGCAACGGGCGAGCAAGGGGAGGGGGTAGCCCCTCCCCCTGAACATGATCATGAACATGAACAAGATATTAAGAATATTAAAATACACATAGGGGAGACTGTGAATGAAAGACGCGCGCGTTCCCCAGAGCGCCGCGAGGAGGGGGGAGGGGACGCACCCGCGTCAGTCTCCCAGGATGATCCCGGCATGGAGTTCGTGGAGCTCCGGGAACTCTACAGCAGGCTAATGCGCGCCGAAGGCCCGCGAGCAGGCTTTGCCGAGTACAAGCAACTCAAGGCTGCCCGTCAGTGGCCTGGCATTGCGCGGATAGCCGAGGACATATCGGCCCGGAAGGAGGCAGGGGTATGGAGCCCAGGCTTTGAGATCGGCCTTGGGCGATACCTGCGTGAGCAGACATGGCTTGCGCCCGTCACTGGCCGCGCGCAGACGGCAGCATCCGCGCCGACGGAACACCAGCGGCGGCAGCAGGAATCGCGAGAATTGGCAAGGACACGACTGGCAATGCGCGAGAGTGAGCGGGAGGCGAAGAATGGAACGAGAAGCATTGCGTCGTAGGCTGCTCGTGCGCCTTATCGACGCCGAGATGGTCTATCGCACCGGGCGGAGCCAGGAAGAGCTTGCCCTGCTGGCGGACATCTTTGCCGACGATCTGGCGGGCGAGGATGCCGAGACCATTGACCGGGCCTTCGCCGCACACCGCCGGGGCAGCACACGCTTCCCGACTCCGGCCCACATCCTTGCGATTATCCCGCAATGCCGGGCGCAGCGTCACGACTACGCGGCCCTGCCTATGGAGGGCGAAGGCACGAGGACGCCGGGTATCGGCATGGTTGTGACCCGCGCCCTTCGGGGAGACATGGAGGCAAGGGAGAAAATGGCCCGCCTCATGGGGCGTGCAATGGGCGTTCAGGCGGTGCGGCAATGAGCATGGAGCAGGCAATGTTCCCCGGCTGTGAGCACCAGCCCCGGCGCAATGATACGCCCACGGGCTCCATATCGTTTTTCTTGTCCTGCATCCCCACGGCGCAGCAGCGGGCGCGGCACATGACCAAGGGCGGCTTCCACAGGACGTATAAATCAGAGGCGCAGGAGGCCAACGAGCGAACCCTGGAAGCCCTGATGCTCAAGTGGGTGCCCGACGAGCCGATGGACGGCACACTCCAACTGGCCTTTCAGGCGATCTTCCCCGTCCCAAAATCTGTGTCCGGGCGCGAGCGGGCGGCAATGCTGCGGGGCACGATAGGGCACACGTCAAAGCCCGATCTGGACAACCTCGCCAAGCAACTCAAGGACTGCATGACCCGTCTCCGTTTTTGGCGCGACGATAGCCAAGTCGCCCGCTGTATCATCGGCAAGGAGTATGGCGAGAGGCCGGGCTGGGTTGTGGCTGTTTCTCGGATCGCAGAGGAGCGCCGTCGGCGCAAGTGAGGCCAACATGGGCAGACTGACAGCCGCACAATGGGAGCAGGCGCGGGCCGATTACGAGGTGCGCGGCATAAGCCTTGGCGACGTGGCCCGGACATACGGCGTGGCAACCAGCAGCGTATCCCGCAAGGCAAGAGCCGAGGGCTGGATACAGGGCCGTTTGCAAGAGGTGGTCGAAAAAAAAGTCGCAGCCGTCAAGGAAATCGCGCAAATCGAAACGCAAACGCAAGACCTCCCGTTGCGTATGCGGCACACGATCCAGAGCGTGGTTGAGGAGCGGCTACAGGCCGAAGGCATGATTGCCGGGTGGGACGTGGCCATGGCCGTCAAGGGCACCGAGCTTGCCCGCGCGGCAACGAGCGCGCAGGAGCTTGAGACCTTGGCGCGCGCCCGGCGCCACCTTGACCCGCATCCTCGTGGCGCGGCTCCGGCCACGCAAAGCACGTCGGTCATCGTCAACCACCAGACCCAGGCCACGGCGGGAGCGGTAGCAACTGCCGAACCGCCCACGCCAAAAGCCGACGATGCCGTACGCGCGGCCTTGCGCGGCGATATGGCCGGGGACGAGGACTGATGCTTTTCGCGCGCGCCACAGATGCCGAGCGAGACGAGATACGCCGCGCCTGCGAGCAAGACCTGCTCGCCTTTACCGCGCTCATGTTCCAGGCCCGCATGGCGCAGCCCTTCCTCGTCAACTGGCACCATGAACGCCTGGCCGATGCCCTCATGGCCGTGTACCGGGGCGACATCCGCAATCTGCTGGTCACGATGCCGCCCGGTGGAACCAAGACTGAGCTTTGCGTCATTCATTTCATGGCGTGGGCCTTCGCCCGGAGCCCGCATTGCCGCTTTCTCCACCTCTCCGGCTCGGACGAGCTTGCAAGCCTCAACTCGGCCACGGCCAAGGAAATCATTGAGCTTGAGGAGTACCAACTGCTGTGGCCGCGCGTCATCCGGCGCGACACGCGCGCCAAAAAAAGGTGGAACATCGAGCTTTACGGCCACACGGCGGGCGGCGTGTACGCCACCAGCACGGGCGGGCAGGTTACGGGCTTTCGCGCGGGCTACATCAGGGCGGGGTTTTCCGGGGCGATCCTCATAGACGACCCGCTCAAAGCTGACGACGTGTGGAGCGCGGCCAAGCGTGAGCAGGCCAACCGCAAGTTGACGGGCACGATCCGAAGCCGCCGCGCGGACTCGGAACACACGCCCATAATCCTGATCATGCAGCGGCTCCACGAGGACGACCCGGCAGGTCACGCCCTCGCGGGTGATTTTGCCGTGGAGTTTGAGCACTTGGAGATTCAGGCAGTCCTGGACGAGGGGACAGACCACGAGCGCAGCTATTGGGAGCGCAAGGAGAGCCTTGCCAGCTTGCAGGCGCTACGCGACCGCGACCCGTACACGTTTTATGCCCAGATGCAGCAGAGGCCCACTCCTCCCGGCGGCGCCATGATCAAAAGCGACTGGATAGGGCGGTATGAGGCGCTACCGACGGGCAAGCATGACCTGTTGATTGTGGCTGACACGGCCCTCAAGACAGCCGAGCGCAATGACTACTCCGTGCTGTCCCTGTGGCTGTTTGACGGCGAGAGCGTGTTTCTGGCGGACGTGGAGCGCGGCAAGTGGGAGGCGCCCGATCTTTTGGAGCGCGCCAAGGCGTTCCTCCTGCGCCATAGGCCACGGAGGCCGAGCCAGTACAAGGTGCGCGGCGTAGTCATTGAGGACAAGGCCAGCGGTACGGGCCTCATACAGACCTTGCGGCGGGATACGGCCCTGCTGGACATGCCCATCATTGCCAAGCAGCGGAGCGCGGACAAGGTGAGCCGCGTCAACGACGTGCTGCCCTTTATTCGCGCGGGCCGCTTGGTTGTGCCCGTCTCCGCGCCGTGGCTTTCGGCATACCTGGGCGAGCTTGCAGCCTTCTCCCCGGCCATGACCCACAAGCACGACGACCAAGTGGACGTGACGGTGGACGCGCTCGACGAGTTTTTACAGCACGGCGGCGGTATGAGCCGGGGCATGGATCTTTCGTAGGGGGGGGAGGGTATCAATGGCACGGGTGCGGTTGCTGAGGGATATAATCACTGGCGAACGGTATTTCCGCGACCTTTCATCGGGCATGTGCTTTCGGCGCATAACGGGCGCGCTTGCGTGGCCAGTGGAGGACAAGCCCGGAGCCCTGATTGTCCTGGGCGAGACTCGCTCCACGCAAAACGCCCTCGGCATCGGGCGGCATGATGTCCATGTCCTTGAGGAGCGGACGCACGACGACGTTTCAATGCTGCTGGCCTACATGGGGCACATGGCCGACGATTGGCTTGTGCGGATATGGGCTACGCCCGTAGCGGACAAGCGGACATACATGCTGGACGATCTTGCGGCTGACATGCGGGCTATTCGCCGCATGGCTCCACGATACGCCGACCCACAGGGGTGGAGCGGCAAGGGGGAGGGGCTGATGCCGTTCTACCACGGCCTTGTCCAACGGCGCACCATCAGCGAGAAAACCCTGTTCTTCGGCGAGGGCAGTGAGGCAGCGGTGCAGATAGGAAAGTTGGATCCAGAAGACGCGAGCCGCAAGCCGACGGATTTCCCGGCGGCTGCCGCTCTCTTTTTCGCGCTGGCCGAGGTGGATGTCACGCCATACCGAGAGACGCGGGACCGTGAGGAGTACCTTTCCGGCCCCGCGGATCTCGTGGGGGGGTATTGATGACGGCGGACATGACCAAGAACAATGGCAGCTCCACGCCTTTGAATTCCGTACACCTGCGGAACACTAAGGAGATTGCGCAGGTATTCGGCGTCAAGGCCGCAACTGTCCGGCATTGGCGTGAGATGGGCGCGCCCATCGTGCTGCTTGGGAAGAAGTACCAGGCGAACTATCAAGACCTATGGCAATGGCTGAAAAGCCGCGCCATTGAATCCGATGCGGAAAATATGTAGGCTATTCGCGTGGGCGCATCCTCCGAAAGGAGGTTACTCCCATGAAGCACTTTCTCCGGGACGTGCTCGCCGCATTGGCGGCTGCCGTCCTTGCGGCTGTGGTGGTTCACCTGTTGAACCTCTAAGGCGCAAGTAGCCCCGGCAGGAGGTGCCTCTCCCACCGGGGCGCTGAAACTTGCGATTCCACAAATCGCGGGGGATGTGCCCCAGGGCGGCGGGGTGTGCAGCACTTCGCCGCCCTTTCGTTTTTGATAGGTTCGGAACGGCGTTTTGTCAAACTCCAAAAACCTGTCAAGTAGTCCCAAGTAGGTCCTAGGTAGGTCCTAGCTAGTCCCATAGGCACTTTCCCCAAATTGCCGTGCTACGCTCCGGCCCAAAAGCAGGAGCACTCCATGGCGCGTATCCGCTACCGCAAATCCCCCGGCGTTATCGCCTCTGCCGTCCTGATTGCCGCCTTCGCCGTTGGCGGCGTCGCCTGGTACGAGGCGGAGGAGGCCGCACAACTTGCCGTCTCCACGGTTGAGGAGTTCGAGGGCTATGTGCCCGAGGCCTACCTCGACCCGGCCGGTATCTGGACAAAGTGCTACGGCGACACGCGCAATGTCCGCCCCGGCGCCACCTACACTTTCGAGCAGTGCGCGGCGAGCCTCAACGAGCATCTTGCCGAAATCGTGCGCCCCGTCTTTCGCTGCATCCCCTCCCTCTCCAAGCAGCACAGCAAGGTACAGGCCAGCTTTGCCAGCATGGCCTACAACATCGGCTCCGGCGCGTTCTGCTCGTCCTCCGTGGCCCGCTACGCCAATGCAGGCGGATGGGAGCGCGCCTGTCGGCGCATGGCCCAAATCTACAAGACGGCCAAGGGAAAGGAGCTTCCGGGCCTGGTCAAGCGCCGCAAGGCTGAAAGCGAGATGTGCCTGCAAGGGCTCTCCGCCGCAAAGGAGGCCAAGCGATGATCGCCTTCATTACCCGCCTGCTTCCGTTCCTCGGGCCCCTCCTCGAAAAGATCACCGGCAAGGCCAACGGAAAGGCCGAGGAACTGCGCGCTCAGGCGGAGCTTGAGGAAATCAGGGCGTTCAAGGCCGGGCGCATCAGCCCGCGCTTTCTCCACCGCTATGCCTTGGTATTCATCTTCTCCTTTTTCGCGGCGCTGCTTC includes:
- the terL gene encoding phage terminase large subunit, with amino-acid sequence MLFARATDAERDEIRRACEQDLLAFTALMFQARMAQPFLVNWHHERLADALMAVYRGDIRNLLVTMPPGGTKTELCVIHFMAWAFARSPHCRFLHLSGSDELASLNSATAKEIIELEEYQLLWPRVIRRDTRAKKRWNIELYGHTAGGVYATSTGGQVTGFRAGYIRAGFSGAILIDDPLKADDVWSAAKREQANRKLTGTIRSRRADSEHTPIILIMQRLHEDDPAGHALAGDFAVEFEHLEIQAVLDEGTDHERSYWERKESLASLQALRDRDPYTFYAQMQQRPTPPGGAMIKSDWIGRYEALPTGKHDLLIVADTALKTAERNDYSVLSLWLFDGESVFLADVERGKWEAPDLLERAKAFLLRHRPRRPSQYKVRGVVIEDKASGTGLIQTLRRDTALLDMPIIAKQRSADKVSRVNDVLPFIRAGRLVVPVSAPWLSAYLGELAAFSPAMTHKHDDQVDVTVDALDEFLQHGGGMSRGMDLS
- a CDS encoding RusA family crossover junction endodeoxyribonuclease — encoded protein: MSMEQAMFPGCEHQPRRNDTPTGSISFFLSCIPTAQQRARHMTKGGFHRTYKSEAQEANERTLEALMLKWVPDEPMDGTLQLAFQAIFPVPKSVSGRERAAMLRGTIGHTSKPDLDNLAKQLKDCMTRLRFWRDDSQVARCIIGKEYGERPGWVVAVSRIAEERRRRK
- a CDS encoding DNA cytosine methyltransferase translates to MQGLVVDLFAGGGGASTGLAWALGRDPDIAINHDAEALALHAANHPHTQHLQNDITRVLPLEATGGREVAILHASPDCTHFSKAKGGKPRSQHIRDLAWVVIRWAEDTHPTLITLENVEEFQTWGPLDRDGHPIKAQAGQTFREWTRRLRRLGYQVEWRLLRACDYGAPTTRKRLFIVARCDRGRIAWPRPTHGAPESPEVQSGKLLPWRTAAECIDWHIQSRSIFDRAKPLARNTQRRIAEGLRRYVFQAVQPFVISYYGAKAESDFRGQTLHRPLPTQTTENRFGLVSPVVITNTTGHAPKSVDTPLPTVTTGKQQLVAGAIISPNHVAPKYTPFRGQDIKGPLRTITRAPGFALASLRTVPFVQHVQHGSAKHGVMPANEPLRTITAYPKGGGMALVGATLERAEESVSACAPFVAKNYGGVVGHDVARPLGTVTTIDHHSLATACMVKYYGNEQGGVPVSAPLHTITSKDRMGLITATLEGVDERAARTRDWLREWGVIGPTDEPIIGHGAETYRITDICMRMLVPRELYNAQGFPPDYKIDTPYKGKPMSKTAQVRMCGNSVPPVLVCALVTANGPRTWKANKKAPVRGSGAKVGSRPNKRELSMSKTTPGVKFYPLIFSGDMVWAIRQRKKTQTRRPLRQQPVGTVIRLGDNEFRDEENLVFRPPVRPGDIFWGREAWRELPDGRIAYEYGGEVYRWRVGPDGRRYYLLDGYLSSYCLCTTNGPRFSPDSLPGKWRPSIHMRFEIARIFLRVEGIDLARVQDITEADVKAEGMEAVCRRDYFAFVWDRLYGASSDNSWENNPYVWTYTFRPISVEEASKCAIMPQ
- a CDS encoding lysozyme; translated protein: MARIRYRKSPGVIASAVLIAAFAVGGVAWYEAEEAAQLAVSTVEEFEGYVPEAYLDPAGIWTKCYGDTRNVRPGATYTFEQCAASLNEHLAEIVRPVFRCIPSLSKQHSKVQASFASMAYNIGSGAFCSSSVARYANAGGWERACRRMAQIYKTAKGKELPGLVKRRKAESEMCLQGLSAAKEAKR
- a CDS encoding terminase small subunit yields the protein MTKNNGSSTPLNSVHLRNTKEIAQVFGVKAATVRHWREMGAPIVLLGKKYQANYQDLWQWLKSRAIESDAENM